The following proteins are co-located in the Gossypium hirsutum isolate 1008001.06 chromosome A02, Gossypium_hirsutum_v2.1, whole genome shotgun sequence genome:
- the LOC107951895 gene encoding nuclear pore complex protein NUP50A: protein MGDAENALPPSKKRAAGREISRDNPGLDDEEDSSEQETGTFKRASEEVLANRRIVKVRRNQTTSTASANPFSGIRLVPPTEPTTTPAAPSSAPESGTITSQVTADAPISSEKEVSEDGKNNVNKSEKSEEGNDREPEKNNDETEPDNAKSESENIKQSESKKDEPVSDAVSDKESAEDKSNVAVNEETQKEVNDEKLAGVEAKDEDKKGDETANADNKDKSSENADSTAEGASLSSFQQLSSSQNAFTGLAGTGFSTSSFSFGSTTKDGPTGAFGFGLSTNGNSSLFNTSGTSIVSKSEGSGFPAMQEVPVETGEENEKVVFSADSVLFEFIDGGWKERGKGELKVNVSTAGAERARLLMRARGNYRLILNASLYPDMKLTNMDKRGITFACMNSTGEDKEGLSTFALKFKDSSIVEEFRVAVMAHKGNTATVLKTPENSP, encoded by the coding sequence ATGGGAGATGCAGAAAATGCCCTTCCACCTTCAAAGAAGAGGGCTGCTGGAAGAGAAATTTCTCGGGATAACCCTGGACTTGATGATGAGGAAGATTCTTCTGAACAAGAGACTGGAACTTTTAAGAGGGCTAGTGAAGAAGTGTTGGCAAACAGAAGAATTGTCAAAGTTCGGAGAAATCAAACCACTTCAACTGCCTCAGCGAATCCCTTCTCTGGGATTCGCTTGGTCCCCCCTACTGAACCAACTACTACTCCTGCTGCACCTAGTTCAGCCCCTGAATCTGGCACAATCACCTCTCAGGTTACAGCTGATGCACCAATTTCTAGTGAGAAAGAAGTTTCAGAAGATGGGAAAAATAATGTTAACAAATCTGAAAAGAGTGAGGAAGGAAATGACCGGGAGCCAGAGAAAAATAATGATGAAACTGAGCCTGATAATGCAAAGAGTGAAAGTGAGAATATTAAGCAGTCTGAAAGTAAGAAGGATGAGCCAGTTTCTGATGCTGTTTCTGATAAGGAAAGTGCTGAGGATAAGAGCAACGTTGCTGTAAATGAAGAAACTCAAAAGGAGGTCAATGATGAAAAACTGGCGGGAGTTGAGGCCAAGGATGAAGATAAGAAAGGTGACGAGACTGCAAATGCTGATAACAAAGATAAGAGTAGTGAAAATGCCGATTCAACTGCAGAAGGTGCATCATTGAGTTCATTCCAGCAGCTTTCAAGTAGCCAGAATGCCTTCACAGGACTCGCTGGCACTGGATTTTCTACTTCTTCATTCTCCTTTGGATCTACCACAAAGGATGGTCCTACAGGTGCTTTTGGTTTTGGCCTTTCAACAAATGGAAATTCATCCCTCTTCAACACATCAGGGACTTCAATTGTTTCTAAGAGTGAGGGAAGTGGATTTCCTGCCATGCAGGAGGTTCCAGTTGAGACAGGAGAAGAGAACGAGAAAGTTGTATTCTCTGCTGATTCTGTGCTGTTTGAATTCATAGATGGGGGTTGGAAAGAGCGTGGGAAGGGAGAACTTAAGGTGAATGTCTCAACAGCTGGAGCTGAAAGAGCCAGGTTGCTCATGAGAGCTAGAGGAAATTACAGGTTGATTCTGAACGCAAGTCTTTACCCAGATATGAAGCTGACAAATATGGACAAGAGAGGCATCACTTTTGCCTGCATGAATAGTACTGGTGAAGACAAAGAGGGTCTGTCTACATTCGCTTTGAAGTTCAAGGACTCTTCCATAGTTGAAGAGTTCCGTGTTGCTGTAATGGCACACAAAGGTAACACAGCTACTGTTCTGAAGACTCCTGAAAATTCCCCTTAA